GTTTGAACCTTTTTGAAGAATGGCATTCATTAAGTTTGAGCCTTTCCATATCGcatacttttatttttgtgtgttaTTTTTGTAACAGGAATGATGAAATTTGTACTTCCACAATCCATATATAATTTGGATATGACCGTGATTACTGCGAATAGTAATAAGAACGTACATTCTAGCATACAAGACAAGGCTTAGTTAGGGATACTCTTTCCAATATGACCAGTTGTGATTATTTGTTGAGTAATGTTCGTTTTCCCAGCTTCTTTACACCAAAAGCAAATAAGTAGTCTCATTCCTGCTTACTTTCCCCACTTATTCTTCACATTCTGATCTTGTTAAGGGcactttcaatttcatttctcCCGTGTATTCCATGTTTTAAGTTTCAACACAACAACTTGCCAAAGCTTCTTGTCCAAATTCATCTGTTCACGGAGGAGAAAAAGAACGCAGACGCAATAGTGTTAAATATAATCTGGTGATTAGCATCATTCTATTTTCCCTGCTCCAAGAAACAAACATAACAATCGGATTCACCTTGTTTGGAAAATGTTTTGGATCATTTTTTGAGGTGACTCCCGTGCCGCATATTCTAACTGGAGCAACTCTTGGGAACTCAGGCGCCAACCCAAAGCACCCAAATTTTCTTCTGCTTGTTTCACTGTCTTCACTCCAGGTATGGGAATGGTCCCTTTGCAAATGCACCAATTTATGGCAACCTACAAACACGACAGTTTTTATTCATACTTAAATCATTAGGCCCAAAGCCTGTCTAGCTATTCATGGCCGTATAATCGTTTAAATTATGTTAGTGTCATAAGTAGGACGCGTGCCAAtatgtaataataaaaattgaatttactTGTGGTATGGTTTTGCTCCTTTTTTGTGCAATTTCTTCAAGTGAGCTGAATAAAGGGTCCAGTCCTGGAAGAATTTGCCTGAATAGGAAGGCCCTGCAGAAACACCAATTAATCTGTAAACAATGTCTACTGGTTTCACACTCTGTCTACCTACCATATTGAAAAGGATAAATGAAGAAACCACGTACCGAGGGCCACGCGGAAGATTAGAGGGTGTATATTTCCCAGTAAGCATTCCAAGTCCTAAAGGACTATAAGCAATCAGGCGGATACCAAGAGAATCACATATATTCTTGATCTCCAGCTGATCTTCTCCCACGcttaacaaagaaaattgCACCTAGAATCGGCTAAATATAAGATCAAGTGTTTCAGCGCACGGCATGTGCAATAGTTTTACTACTAAAAGCAGTGCTGATTCCACTTGAGCGCCATTTTTTCACAGTGAAATAGAACCCGATTAGTTTCATATCATCAACAAACAAGGGCACACTACCTGAGCTGTGCATAAGGGGACTCCCCGGGTTTTGAGGTAATCGTAGATCTTCACAAGCTGCTTCGGTCCATAGTTGCTGACCCCAACAGCTCGAACTAAACCCTACATGGTACCATCTCTATGAGTTGATCATTTTGTGCTCAATCTTGAAGCCACAAGGAATTTTACATAATTTTATGCTGTGCGTCTTGTGCTTACCTTGTCATGCATTGCAACCAACCCATCCCAAAGAGCTTTTTCTTGCAAAGGAGCATAATTTGCAGTTGACCAATGTAATTGTCCTATTCCAATTTGTTCAATCTGCATACGATCTATCGAGGCACTGGAAAAGCAATATTTGTTCATAGCCTGATTAGCTGAAGGTAGCTAGTGAGCTGTTTGgattaacaaattaattaaaagtggGGAAGGTGCAACAGCATTCTAGTAGAGTTGGGGAAGCAGAGGAGAGAAGCACAAGGAGAAAAGCATACTTGCAAGCATTCAAAAACTGCCCCGGTGTTAGGCGCCAAGGATAGGCTGCAAACTTGGTAGCAATTACAATGTCCTTCTGCAGCCTCTTTTGCCCTGAAGAGATAGTTATTTAACAGATTAGACACGCACAAGTTCATcatcaaattaagaaaatattatcATATTATCTCTGCATCAAACACGTAGATTACCGATTATATTAAGTGGGTTTACGCATGAATCGAATTCCATCTTGTAATTGTAGAGAAATTGGACTCAGCATCAATCAACCACAGGACATATTGTGCAGCATTTTAAAACTCCAAGTGATGGGGGCAATGCAGCAAAACTCAACCAGTTTTGTTCTTATATCTTAATAGCTTTACGAATTAAACCACCTTCCTTGTGGACATTTTATCATTCATCATCTATCCAACATATGGGTTATacgagaaaaataaagtaaaaaacttgaaaagaaaatcagaCCTTGATACTCTCGGATGAACTTTCCAAGTAGTTTTTCACTCTTTCCATTCAACCTGCCGGTGCCATAGGAGTCCGCAGTGTCAAAAAGGTTGATGCCATTGTCCACAGCCAGACTGAAAGTCTGTTGAAGCTCATTGTCCATTGATTCCTGGTACCCCCAGAGAAGTTGGTTGCCCCATGCCCAAGTGCCAAACCCCATTGGAGACACACTCAGCGGACCCACCTTCACCTGCTCACTATACATAAGTTATAACTGATGACGCTGAAACATGCTTTTTTATGCATACATTTGTACATGACAGTATAGTGCAGAATGAGagaagtgagagagaaatTGTTGTTACCTTTTCCCATGGCCAGAAGGGAGGGAGCTTGAGGAGCTTGGAGGGTGAAAAAGGGAGGTAAGTCTCACTTGAAGAGCTGATTGAAGGGCTGAAATAGGCTGCAGCTTTTAAGGTTAAGTAAGCCATTGATTTCCCTGTCTTTCTCCTTTCTTGCTCAATTGTGTCACTTTGGGAAGAcaattgaggaagaagagttTGTCATGTCAGTGAGTATGTGGTCAGGAATTGGGATATTGAATTAGTGATGGGCTGCAAGTGggttatataatataatgggCCCGCATGGCAAAGCCCAAAATAAACATGTGgcaatataaattaaaaaaattgtttgatGTTGACAGCTGTGGGATTTGAACCCACGCCCTTTCGGACCAGAGCCTAAATCTGGCGCCTTAGACCACTCGGCCAAACTGTCTTGTTGGTAGAGGGTCCGCCTGCAGCATATATAGTTTTGGTCAAAAGAAGATGTggaccaacaaaataaaaaaggaaaataattaatcTGTTGACAGCTGTGGGATTTGAACCCACGCCCTTTCGGACCAGAGCCTAAATCTGGCGCCTTAGACCACTCGGCCAAACTGTCTTGTTGGTAGAGGTTCCGCCTGCAGCATATATAGTTTTGATCAAAAGAAGATGTggaccaacaaaataaaaaaggaaaataattaatcTGTTGACAGCTGTGGGATTTGAACCCACGCCCTTTCGGACCAGAGCCTAAATCTGGCGCCTTAGACCACTCGGCCAAACTGTCCGATGGTTGTAACTTTGCCGAGTACAGATTTATAAAGGaaaattgtgatattttaTTGTCTCAGGCTGTCAGCTTCTGTCTCCTTGTTATGTTGGGCTTATGTGCAGTGCAGTATAGATATGAAACACATGATAAAATATTGGCCTTGTTGCTTGAGTGTGGCTAAAAAACTCGTTTTGCTTTCAAGTTATGGTAGTTACCTTTCTTAACATCTGGCGCCAAATTGAAggatttgtttaatatttttcgTTGTGAATGAAATCCCATATAATACAAAAAGGATAGACCCACTAATAAAAACCTTCAATCGATGCATATCTCTGTTTCTAAGAGCATCTCTAGTAAAGGTTGTATAATGAGatgtatgttaaatatacacTATTTGTGATTGGAATCACCTGCAATGAAGAGGTATAAATGATTATAAATTTGCATCACAACTGTGAGATGCAAATTTAGATACACATGTACATCTTTTTTTACATCCCATGTAGGTGAGGCCTACATGAGAAAAGGTGGATAAAAGTgagcaaaattaattatacTTCTTTAGATTTACATCTTCCCTATTGGAGGAAAAACCACATTTACAACCCTCGAAGATGTAAAGGGGATGTAAAAGTGGCTTTACACCCCCGAAAATACACCCCCCACTATGGATGCTCTAACTTGTATTAATTTTCTAGTGGTGGCCTGATATCAATTTCAAGCCACAGTTCAAAACATGGTGAGAAGAATAGATTAGTTTGTGTGGAAATAATTTCAACTGCTTTATTGTTTCATGCAATAATTCATCACACTCTTGATCAATTTGATGCTTGATGTCATATTTCAACAAGCTCATGGTCCTGCTGCAAGTgcaacacacacaaacacatacATCCATGCATGGACAAGGACAAGGCTTAAACTTGCTTCTTCTCAAGTTGTCCAAACAAGAACAACTGTATGTTGTCATGTTCTTTAATTGCTCTCAAGGCCTGTCTGTCTTGAGTTATGTCTCTATCTTTCTGGCCAAATCAGTAGAAGATGTTAATTGACCTTAATCAATAGCTTTGCTGAATCCATTCATATATATACCTCACTCATGCTCAATACATCAGAGGAAAAATCTTCAAACTAATTTACAATTTACATCCAATCTTCAAGTCCAGAAATTTAACCAGTGTGAACTAGTAAAACGCGACGGATCGAACAGGATGCTTGGATCAAATCTATGCCAATCTTGAGGTGACAAAGAGGAGGCATCCACATGAGCCACGCTCAGAAGCTCATGTATTTCGTCTCCATGGCACCCAACATCATTGCTTGTATTGTTCTTGTGTGACTGTATCACTCCTCTCGGCTCTAATTCCTCATCTAGTCTCGAGCCATCAGCCATGATGTTTCCTTCCAACCCTTGACTAGGTTTTCCCACAACTTCATTTAGCTTCTGCATCTGTTCAAAAGCAAACAACATGTTTAATTTGACTGCCTAGCTAGCTACAAGTTTAGAATGcattttcaaattattattacaagTTAAAAGTAAAAGTATACCTGCATAAGCAAGGACTGCTTCTCCTCCTTTAAAGATTCAAAACGTGATGCTAAGTTGTCATAATCAGCCCTGAGTGTTCTGAAGTCTTGCTCTATTTGCTTCGACTTCCATCTAGCTCTTCTGTTCTGAAACCATATGGCAACCTGGCGAGGCTGCAGCCCAAGCTCTCTTGCAACCTGCACCTTCCTCCTTGGCTCGAGCTTTGAGTCCGCTTCGAATATGGACTCTAACAACCCGATTTGCTCATCGCTAAACCTCCTCTGGTTTTtgctcttgtttttcttcctcttggcAGTAGCCTGTGGTTCTAGGCTAGTGGTCACAGAACCAAAGTTTTCTGCTTCAGAGCACTCTGTCTTCTCCATATATTATCTTGGTTCTGTGTGTTGCTGtgagaaataaataataatgaagGGAAGAATAAGATATTGCTAATTGTAGATGAAGGTGCTTTTAGAATCTTGGCAATAATGGTAGCTTGTAGAATATATAGTTAAGAAGATTGAAGAAAGTATCTTCTCAGCCACGCGGTTGCTTTCTGGTAATTGGAAGTGTTGATTGATGGATTATCCTAACCAATGGTGTTAGCAAACGTAAGCCACTCTCCATTTCATGCCTTGTGGACCTCtcttatcttctttctttcccatCTCTACAACAAAGACAAAGACTTGCATACAATTTGGCTTGTGTGCTTCTCTTGGGtggataataataaaagtacATACAATACAAATAGTGtttgaaaagaagaaacttgAACCTGATGATGAGCTAGCCGCTTAGTTTAGCTTAGgtgtcaactttcttttttgacaaTTCATGCCACTTTCTTGACTCCTGAGTTGAGTGTAACGTTAAATTTGCAAATTATAGTATTTGTAAAGTAATCATACTATCTgtataaaaaccaaaaataatacGTACCATGTATTATACAAGAAATTTGTCATCGTATGTAGAATTGATGGTCGCACTTTTGTCATGATATAggttttactttaatttagaTGAACAACAAACCATCATGACTACTTACGCAGCGGATGAGGATCAATTTGCGTCGCCTAATATCGACAAACGAAATGCTCAATTGTCAAGTTAAATCATAGGAAAAAGGCAATggctttttttcatttcaagcCAATCATACAAGTGGGGCTTTGCACAAAGTGACCTCACTCTCCAGTTTGGTTTCTAgtgttatattttatttatttattgcaatttGGTCTCTCGTCTTTAGCTTGATCCAGTACAAGTTGATGGGTCAATTCTTAGGTCCAATCTTTTTCAGGGCTTGTTCACTATTGTTGTCATTTACTTGACTGATTTGGGGTGACTTGGTTTTTATGCAGTTTCATTCATGGTTGGTGTGCTGTGCTGTCATCTAAAACCCTACTCTGACGTGCTCTCAGCTCATTCATTCATGAATCAAACTGTGAGGTTGAGAGATGCCTGCCTGCCTGCGTGGCTTGTGGGATTAGGCCACGCTTGCACGCCACGGTACCCCTTTAATTTGAAATCAAAGTGTGTGAGAGTTTATGCATTAATTTGGTTCCAAATTTCCAAATAAAACAAGTAAGCAGAAGAACCCTAATTTCCATAGGCCGAACTAGCGGTTCATTCATGTCGTCTGAGTATTGAACATGTTGGGACAAGAAGTTTGTTGTCCAGGATACTTGGCTTGGCTGGCTGCATTTCGTTTCGTGTGAGTGAGGCCTGATAAGATAAGCATAATAAAGATTAAAGCATTCTCTCCTACCCAAACTCTGCCTGTGAAAACGACCCAATAGTTTGTCTTAAACGACCATGATTAcccatattttcttcttttcgtTCGGGTAAGTCTCTGATGTGGTATGTGTGTGTGGATAACCTTACCAAATTCATGCTGGTCTTGGCTTGGTGTTTAGGTGCTTTATAATGACACGTTTTAGAAAACGATTCGTGCCAAATGTCTGCCTCTGCCGACGACAACTAGCAGGCAAAATTTTGGTGCCTAAAAATCTGGAGTGACTTGTGTGGTTGTCCAATCATTAGGAAGAAGGGATTAAATCGCTGTCGTTGTTGTAtggtttcaagtttcaacatcACCAATTCACTCTTCCTTGGTCACCGTAGGTTGACATTTAAGTTTTTGATTCCTTACGTTGTCCCTTAAGCTCAAAATATCTCTACAGTCACTTCTTGTGTGCTTCTCTAATccatttttatgttctttgattattattattatcttcaaattccaatctgacaaaagaaaattgctgAAAGGCAAACACTAAACAGAGGGAAACTTGCAATTTAGCAAAACCCAGAAAGAGCAAAGATATACTGCTACTATCCTAATGGATCAAAGAATAATAAACGAGCCCAATATCAAATGCCCATTAGACCAACCCACTATCATTTCAACCTTATTTGTTTTTCGTCCCATTTTCGGCCGAATATTATAAATTGGCCTCTGATGCTTTTGGTGTGTTAGCCCAACTAGAGAGAAGACTAGAGagacagatttttttttaaaatttttttttcaaagagaTAGACTTTGTGTCCGTTTTGCATTGATTTTTTGGGGTgataagtttttttctttataaaaaaaattgggaagcTCAACCTGTTTGGTAACCTATGAggaaatcacttattgttaaaaattattgTGGAAAACAATAATAAGAGAAAGCAACTAATGAGCtactttcattttctaattatacTTCAATCAGATTTAAGAAGGCATTGtgttttaatgaattttataaactattttctctcacagcaaatttAACAACGATTATTTTCATAGCACATTAATGCGAAACTAGCCTTAAAAGAATTAGAATGCTATGATTCAATAACATACTTGGCCACTATATGTAAGTCATGACTACCTACAATGATTTCACAATCTAACATATCCACTAAAATATACCATGCACTGCCCTACACTACtaattctctttctttttattctttttaataagataatataTGACTGTGGAAATCAAAGATGATAGTCATAAATAATAAGGATCCAGATCCAACGGTAGACGTTGACTCTGTTGTTAAATTAATCAGATATTAATAATAGGGTAAGTGAGTGTTAAGTGTGCGCCTATATAAACATTAGTGTGAGCGACAAAAGCAGCCCACCCTAACCCTACAGCTGGTTCCAGAAATCAACACGATCGACTAGTACCGGACCCATGcactgtctctctctctctctgtctatGCAgcccttcttttttcttttctttctcgtAAAGTAAGTAAACCAAatgattatatatttatttatatatgacGTACCACACAAACCCCAATATAATTTATAGTTAACCTATTTCATTCCATACAAGaaatatgctttatttacCCTTTGCCTCTTTGGTTTGGATTAACACAACAGATGAAGAACAACCCTGGACAAGAGCCGAGTTGCAGATTGatgagatgatgatgatgacgatgacgATGAATTGGAGTTTATGTAAAGGAAGCATGTCCTTTTGAGGGGAATGTTGTCTGGCACGAGGCCACCAATCTTGGTTCCTTCCAAATTTCAATCCATACCGATCTTTGATCAGAATTTACGTTCTACGTACAGACGCTCAGGGACTGTGTATGTTAGTGTCCTCGGACCAGGCTTCATTCCCCTCAATTCACTGCTTTCATCTAATTTGCCAACACAGCAGTGTTCTTGATTATTTTCGCCAATATTGGTATTCCGATCTACTGCGTGTGGCGGATCCATCGATCTCCAGGTGGGTTTGACTAATCCCAAAACTGTTTCTAATTTGAGATGTTGATCAACTAGCAGATTGGTGTAATGATATATGTATAGggtctggaaaagaaaaaacattaaTCATTTGCTTTTGACTTATGATTCATGTTTTCACTATAAATTTCATGTTTTCCACATTTGGATGTGAATTTCTGTCtgtcttttacttttttggttCATCATTGGATAGAGTTTTCTCTTGACAACCCTAGGTTTTCCAATCTGTCTGATATTGTCTTTGGTGTTAGCTATCTAGGGTTAAACCTCCTtgctcttttttgtttctttttttattaataaataatagatCTCATGATTACTTTTCGTTTTCTTCTCAAACCTCCCTAGGGTTTGTTAAGAgcaaacaaattttggggtttcaTCTCTTGGATAATATCGATCCATTCAAAAACATTAAGCTAATTGGTTCGCTAAGATTAAGCTAATTGtttgttaattaaataatgattTCAGCAGTTTATACTTGGTGGTAGTGGTAGTGGTAGTGGGGGGGTGGGATGGAGTTGCAGAGCTGTATCACAGTATAAGTATGAtattgatctccatccccttTCAGCAGCTTTACTAATGTATTGATGtcaatatattatttgtttaacTCCAATGTTTTGAGACTTTTATTGGAAAAGACTTGGATGGAGTTGCCGTAAAGATATATCCACACTCGCAGTGCGGACATATATTCTGTCgattcttttttattgtgATACCGTTTCCTTTTGTAAAAGAGGGGCATCATCTTTCTTTCATGTCTTTTCGAAATCTTTCTTTTCGTTTCAGTGTTTTTTCTTGACAATGCCATCTATATCCTCTACATATATACTTATCTATGTTATATACGTGTGTGTTCATGTGTCTGTAATGTATGGAGGGGAGGAGGGGTTTGAGGTTCAGCTTGAATACAGCATGATCACACCATTTAGTTTTTTTCCTTATGATCTGTTTGAATCGAAGACATCCCCCCCTTTTGTTACAGATACAGATATAGATTGGCATGAGCTTATATTGCCTCCAATTCTGAGAATGCCggtttttgcatttttaattTCCATGTCCACATTTACTTAATTATTGTGAGTTGGGATATGGCTTTGCCTTGGATCATGTATGCACATTCTCATtttgtcatatatatatatatatactacttAGTACTGTTTAATGGCAGGGAGGGCCACGTGATTagtaaaataaacatttggtacattttatatattatatattatatggtGAGAGTAGTGGGTTGCAGGTGTGCAATGTGCAATATTGTGCAATGTGCAATGTGCGAGACAAAGGacagaacaaaaaaagaagaagacgacttttattttcattaggTGGAACAGAAAGCGATCACTCTGGAAATGTTATGCAGGTTTTATATTGCCACCTGCAGTGAAGACGATGAAGCATCATGCCTTAACACTTCAAGACTCGCTTGTTTATTTATGAGGAGAATTACCTCTTATGTACTTCTTCATAGAGAAGTGATTCTGCAAGAAGTGTTTTTTGTCTCATCTAAAATCACTCTCAATTCATTCcgctaaatatataaaagaatttttaatttttacaaaGCCAAATGTACAAGATTACCAGAAATTAACAATTGGACTTGTTTTGGGATCAGCAAAAGCAATTTCTTTGCTGCTTTCATTAGTGTAAAGGTAAATTGCTAAGTTGTTTTTTAAGGATGGCTGGCAACGTTGCACACCAGACCAACCGACCAAATGCAGTAGGTTTAGTTGCTTTGCTCTCCATTACCTGTGAGTATGCAATACAATAATAAATGTAGTGACCATTTCACGAGAAGAGTTGCCAACCATTGGTGTTTGGCTTCGATTATATTAGGGTAGGGATAGGGAATAGGAAATCGGGCACGTGGACGGGGATGGGGATCGGGGTTGagaaaatcaatttttttaactcaTATAAATTAGTAGctagtttattaattttgttaatcaTCCCAAAATGTGTGTTTTGCCACTTTGAGGAAGGTGAATGAATTTAAAATGTATTTGGAATAAGCATCTTGACAACTTGATTATAATATCACCCTCTAAATGAAGAGAAATTCTCATGTTACAAGAATATCATTGTGTTATTAGTCGAAGATAACAAATCAATGATATCCTGttatgaataattttttttgctctAAATAGTCGATAACCTACCTTATACCCATCGAAATGTGAATGTACAACAACATGAGCTGCTAGCTGTACGTTATTACATATGCATATAAATCTTATTAAGTTATTAGGCATGAGCTCATAATCAACTGTCTTTTTTCACTGCAGATTTGGAGatcacaaaagaagaagaaaaaaattatcagggcagcaaaaataaacaaaaatcctaGAATATCTAGTGTGGGGTGTCAAATCCTATGATAATACCTAAATTTATACTTCTTGttattttctgaaaataaataatatatcataCAGGCCACAGCTAGTTGATATATGGCCGGCCCttcaattataaaattatataaaaatgaagttgatttagatttatttattagtgTGATGAAGCAGATCATTGGCTAAAACACTCACATGGAATGgaatattgtttttaattaaccATATATGGCCAGTAAATTGAGAAATTGACTGCACTGCATGACGCATGCATGCaatttgcaatttgcaaatgCAATGCAGTTAATATATAGACATATTAATAGAAGAGAATCACGTCAACACAAGACTACATACACACAGCTCATCATttaccaaaataaaacaaacacaacTCATTAATTTACACAAGGTGCAAATTAAATCcctaatttctaaattttaacCGTAAAAGCCCGAAATGGAAGGAGCCATCTCATTACACCACATTTCTCCTCtcttgtctctctctctctctctctctctctctctctctctctctctctctctcgtctcGGTCTTTCTATCTAAAGTACTAAACCCCAAATCATCGCTCTTCCTTTTGTTGCAGCTGTCCAACCAGCCTGTTTCCCGCCGGTAGGGAATAGGGGAGAGAAAATAAGTCTCTACCCTTCTCTCCCCAACTCCTTTTCCGACGTACCCCGCCCTCCATCCAAtgccctcctcctcctcctccaacaTTCCCAATAActcacatcatcatcatttcaATACTACTATTTCCATTCCATGCATAATCTCCGGTCCCACCACCTTCCGCCGCCTTTCTCACCTCCACGGCCGCCATCAATATTGCCGCCCTTACTTTTGTACAACCTCAGTATTCATCATATCTTCCTCCGCTTCTCTTTTACCATAGCCGTGGTTAGGTAGCAATATTTTAATATCGATATCCA
Above is a window of Prunus persica cultivar Lovell chromosome G2, Prunus_persica_NCBIv2, whole genome shotgun sequence DNA encoding:
- the LOC18785170 gene encoding pyridoxal reductase, chloroplastic isoform X1 → MAYLTLKAAAYFSPSISSSSETYLPFSPSKLLKLPPFWPWEKVKVGPLSVSPMGFGTWAWGNQLLWGYQESMDNELQQTFSLAVDNGINLFDTADSYGTGRLNGKSEKLLGKFIREYQGQKRLQKDIVIATKFAAYPWRLTPGQFLNACNASIDRMQIEQIGIGQLHWSTANYAPLQEKALWDGLVAMHDKGLVRAVGVSNYGPKQLVKIYDYLKTRGVPLCTAQVQFSLLSVGEDQLEIKNICDSLGIRLIAYSPLGLGMLTGKYTPSNLPRGPRAFLFRQILPGLDPLFSSLEEIAQKRSKTIPQVAINWCICKGTIPIPGVKTVKQAEENLGALGWRLSSQELLQLEYAARESPQKMIQNIFQTR
- the LOC18784769 gene encoding homeobox-leucine zipper protein ATHB-12, whose translation is MEKTECSEAENFGSVTTSLEPQATAKRKKNKSKNQRRFSDEQIGLLESIFEADSKLEPRRKVQVARELGLQPRQVAIWFQNRRARWKSKQIEQDFRTLRADYDNLASRFESLKEEKQSLLMQMQKLNEVVGKPSQGLEGNIMADGSRLDEELEPRGVIQSHKNNTSNDVGCHGDEIHELLSVAHVDASSLSPQDWHRFDPSILFDPSRFTSSHWLNFWT
- the LOC18785170 gene encoding pyridoxal reductase, chloroplastic isoform X2 — its product is MAYLTLKAAAYFSPSISSSSETYLPFSPSKLLKLPPFWPWEKVKVGPLSVSPMGFGTWAWGNQLLWGYQESMDNELQQTFSLAVDNGINLFDTADSYGTGRLNGKSEKLLGKFIREYQGQKRLQKDIVIATKFAAYPWRLTPGQFLNACNASIDRMQIEQIGIGQLHWSTANYAPLQEKALWDGLVAMHDKGLVRAVGVSNYGPKQLVKIYDYLKTRGVPLCTAQVQFSLLSVGEDQLEIKNICDSLGIRLIAYSPLGLGMLTGKYTPSNLPRGPRAFLFRQILPGLDPLFSSLEEIAQKRSKTIPQVAINWCICKGTIPIPGVKTVKQAEENLGALGWRLSSQELLQLEYAARESPQKMIQNIFQTR